GGAGGTCACCGCGCAAGATCGCGCAGGACTGCGCCGCGGCGGCGGCGCGCTCGGGGCCCAGCGCGCGCTCGAGACTGCGCGCAAGCCGCGCGCGGCACGCTGCTTCATCGGCACCGCGTACGAGCAGCAGACAGTCGGCGGCATAGCCGAGCTGGAAGGCGTTTGCAAAGAATGCACTGCCAAGGAATCCGGTGGCGCCGGTCACCAACAGCTTTTGGGTCAATAGAGGTTCCTGAAGGGGTGTGTTGCGGTTGAGGGGGCGCGGAGTGTAGCGATGTGCGCCGCGGGCGCAAGATCTTTTTGTGCATGAGCGGCAATGCCATCCAGTGTTACTGGGTCCGGGTTCGGATCGCGCAGCGTGCAACGGCTGCGGGAGGGACGCCGATGCCGCACATCTGCGCGGTAGGCATGGCGCTGATCATGCAGTTCGAGCAGTTCTGCGCCACGGTGTACGAGTGCCCAGCCGGACTTCCTACAATCGGCTACGGCCACGTAGTGCGAGCGAGCGAGTGGGATGAGTTCCGCTTGGGTATCCGCCGACAGCGGGCGGAAGAATTGCTGCTGTAGCCAAGGCCGAAACTGCGCTGCAACGTCTGGTGCTCGTCAGATTGTCGCCAAACCCATTCGACGCGCTCGTGTCGTTCAGGTACAACGTCGGCAGCGGCGCGCTTCGGCGTTCCACATTGCGCCAGAAGCGACTTCGCGGTGACTACGCAGCGGTGCCGAGAGAACTGCAGCGATGGGTCTGGGCGAAAGGGAAGCGGCTGCGGGGGCTGGAAAAGCGGCGGGCGACGGAGGCGGCATTGTTTCTTGGAGTGCCGGTGAGTCAGGGGAATTTCAGCGCAGGGAAACGCGCGGCTTAGGACGCCGGGCAGCCTAGATCAGTACCAAGGGGATTCAAGAGAAACACCTGAATCTTCCAACCGTCGCCTCACGGCGATGCTGCGCTGAGCTCCGAACTCTAGCCGCGCTATCAACAGTTCGTCAACGTTTGCGCTCCCTTGCCGGGCCGCGTGGGCAAAAGGGCCCGACTGGCGGGCCCCGCGAAGCGACCTTGCTCAAAGAGTCGTAGGTCTAGCCACTTCCAGGTGGCGTAGCGCTTTGTGGTCCGCCAGTTTGGCGGCGTAGCTTCATCAATGACTATTCATAGACTTTGCCCGCCTCCAGTATGAGGCTGAACAACTCCCAACACGGCTT
This genomic stretch from Tahibacter amnicola harbors:
- a CDS encoding lysozyme, which produces MLVRLSPNPFDALVSFRYNVGSGALRRSTLRQKRLRGDYAAVPRELQRWVWAKGKRLRGLEKRRATEAALFLGVPVSQGNFSAGKRAA
- a CDS encoding glycoside hydrolase family protein gives rise to the protein MPHICAVGMALIMQFEQFCATVYECPAGLPTIGYGHVVRASEWDEFRLGIRRQRAEELLL